The following coding sequences lie in one Megalodesulfovibrio gigas DSM 1382 = ATCC 19364 genomic window:
- a CDS encoding DsrE family protein, with protein sequence MSKYLFVLARGPEDGGRVERCLRLARLAVLKGHEVSLFLMDEAVLLAQRFICSQPDKLPEVAPDALCQHFQFLRKARASILLDVHSARQRLGIRPALPSGLALMSDAAMLDLAEESKVFSF encoded by the coding sequence ATGAGCAAATACCTGTTCGTCCTGGCCCGGGGACCCGAAGACGGCGGCCGCGTGGAGCGCTGCCTGCGGCTGGCCCGGCTGGCCGTGCTCAAGGGGCACGAGGTCAGCCTGTTTCTGATGGACGAAGCCGTGCTGCTGGCCCAACGCTTCATCTGCTCGCAGCCGGACAAACTGCCGGAGGTGGCGCCGGATGCCCTGTGCCAGCACTTCCAGTTCCTGCGCAAGGCCAGGGCTTCCATCCTGCTGGATGTGCACAGCGCCCGGCAGCGCCTGGGGATCCGCCCGGCCCTGCCCAGCGGCCTGGCCCTGATGAGCGACGCCGCCATGCTGGACCTAGCAGAAGAATCGAAAGTGTTTTCGTTCTAG
- a CDS encoding N-acyl homoserine lactonase family protein produces the protein MSFSITPLLVGVRNVDQGIMTWQRGYGKRIWLPIWSFLLREKGGEGRILLVDTGLEDFVPPQEFIDETGLDAQLMEDALAAVGIRPEDVWGVINTHLHDDHCGNNPLFPNARIFVQTLEAEACRNPHPVDYRYDASYIDGVNLVELDGDAEILPGLKVLLTPGHTPGSQTVVVETDEGPAVIAGMCSNQENFPASGLAVCPGVHCNAYVAHDTAQALKAMRQAGAELYPLHDLTVATRAKA, from the coding sequence ATGTCATTTTCCATCACGCCCCTGCTGGTGGGGGTACGCAATGTGGACCAGGGGATCATGACCTGGCAGCGCGGCTACGGCAAGCGCATCTGGCTGCCCATATGGTCCTTCCTGCTCAGGGAAAAGGGCGGCGAAGGCCGCATCCTGCTGGTGGACACCGGCCTTGAAGACTTTGTGCCGCCGCAGGAATTCATTGACGAAACCGGTCTGGACGCCCAGCTCATGGAAGACGCCCTGGCCGCCGTGGGCATCAGGCCCGAAGACGTCTGGGGCGTCATCAACACCCACCTGCACGACGACCATTGCGGCAACAACCCGCTGTTTCCCAACGCCAGAATCTTCGTGCAGACACTGGAAGCCGAGGCCTGCCGCAATCCGCATCCCGTGGACTACCGCTATGATGCATCCTACATCGATGGCGTCAATCTGGTGGAGCTGGACGGCGACGCGGAAATCCTGCCCGGTCTCAAGGTCCTGCTGACCCCCGGCCATACCCCCGGCAGCCAGACTGTGGTGGTGGAGACAGACGAGGGGCCGGCCGTCATCGCCGGCATGTGCAGCAACCAGGAAAACTTCCCGGCATCTGGCCTGGCCGTGTGCCCTGGCGTGCACTGCAATGCATATGTCGCCCACGATACCGCCCAGGCCCTCAAGGCCATGCGGCAGGCCGGGGCCGAGCTCTACCCCCTGCACGACCTCACCGTGGCCACCCGCGCCAAGGCGTAA
- the purT gene encoding formate-dependent phosphoribosylglycinamide formyltransferase, translating to MASIGTPLTSSATKLLLLGAGELGKEVAIEAQRLGVEVIAVDRYPNAPAMQVAHRSHVISMLDAAALRDIITAEQPDFVVPEIEAIATEELLALEAEGVTVIPTARAARLTMDREGIRRLAAEELGLRTSPYRFADTRAEFLDACRTVGFPCVVKPVMSSSGKGQSVARDEAEAEASWDYAQTAGRAGAGRVIVEGFVDFDYEITLLTVRHAEGVCFCQPIGHRQEKGDYRESWQPHPMTPAALAEAHRMAEAITAALGGRGIFGVELFIKGDEVIFSEVSPRPHDTGMVTLISQDLSEFALHVRAILGLPVPAIRQYGPAASRVILAEGDSAAPRYVIAPEALAEPDTAIRLFGKPEVRGLRRMGVALALGTDVEDAKAKAIRVAGQVQVTL from the coding sequence ATGGCCAGCATCGGCACGCCCCTGACATCCTCCGCCACAAAACTGCTGCTCCTTGGCGCCGGCGAACTCGGCAAGGAAGTGGCCATCGAGGCCCAGCGGCTGGGCGTGGAGGTCATCGCCGTGGACCGCTACCCCAACGCCCCGGCCATGCAGGTGGCGCACCGGTCCCATGTGATCAGCATGCTGGACGCCGCAGCCCTGCGCGACATCATCACGGCCGAGCAGCCGGATTTCGTGGTCCCGGAGATCGAGGCCATCGCCACCGAAGAGCTGCTGGCGCTGGAGGCCGAGGGCGTGACCGTCATCCCCACGGCCAGAGCCGCCCGGCTGACCATGGACCGCGAAGGCATCCGCCGTCTGGCCGCCGAGGAGCTGGGGCTGCGGACCTCGCCGTATCGCTTTGCCGACACCAGGGCCGAATTTCTGGACGCCTGCCGCACGGTGGGGTTTCCCTGCGTGGTCAAGCCGGTGATGTCCTCCTCGGGCAAGGGGCAGAGCGTGGCCCGCGACGAGGCCGAGGCCGAAGCCTCCTGGGACTACGCCCAGACCGCCGGCCGCGCCGGCGCCGGCCGGGTGATTGTGGAAGGATTCGTGGATTTTGACTACGAAATCACCCTGCTCACGGTCCGCCATGCCGAGGGCGTATGCTTCTGCCAGCCCATAGGCCACCGCCAGGAAAAAGGCGACTACCGCGAATCCTGGCAGCCGCACCCCATGACGCCGGCCGCCCTGGCCGAGGCCCACCGCATGGCCGAGGCCATCACCGCCGCCCTGGGCGGGCGCGGCATCTTCGGCGTGGAACTGTTCATCAAGGGCGACGAGGTCATCTTCTCCGAGGTCTCCCCCCGCCCGCACGACACGGGCATGGTGACGCTCATCTCCCAGGATCTGTCGGAATTCGCGCTGCATGTCCGGGCCATTCTGGGCCTGCCCGTGCCGGCCATCCGGCAGTATGGCCCTGCGGCGTCGCGGGTCATCCTGGCCGAGGGCGACTCCGCCGCGCCGCGCTACGTCATTGCCCCCGAGGCCCTGGCCGAGCCGGACACCGCCATCCGTCTCTTCGGCAAACCCGAGGTGCGCGGCCTGCGGCGTATGGGCGTGGCCCTGGCCCTGGGAACCGACGTGGAAGACGCCAAGGCCAAGGCCATCCGCGTGGCCGGGCAGGTGCAGGTGACGCTGTAG
- a CDS encoding PilZ domain-containing protein yields the protein MRMFCPQCNIFLAVGSLQPKTAFRCHNCSHRILPPAPNAAYFACPHCGLRRELSARHIGVLVKCSHCGQVSRTDSLYLPNQPPLEAAAPLAPPSRSVATPQERRRAMRHVLHDLTAYLGLLVGNADVQNISETGAGFAIASPEREFQVGEQLYADLLFQQELVIAKAPLVVVRHNATALGCRFELEDSSLQRRIRLLIDQGLLTEQYLRDPVALEFEKHAGRFQLREHDLY from the coding sequence ATGCGCATGTTTTGTCCGCAGTGCAACATCTTCCTGGCCGTGGGATCCTTGCAGCCCAAAACGGCGTTTCGGTGCCACAACTGCAGCCATCGCATTCTGCCGCCAGCTCCCAACGCGGCGTATTTCGCCTGTCCTCACTGCGGGTTGCGGCGTGAACTGAGCGCCCGACACATTGGCGTGCTGGTCAAGTGTTCGCATTGCGGCCAAGTGAGCCGCACGGATTCCCTGTATTTGCCGAATCAACCGCCGCTCGAAGCGGCCGCGCCGCTTGCGCCGCCCTCCAGGAGTGTCGCCACCCCACAAGAGCGCCGTCGCGCCATGCGCCATGTGTTGCACGACCTCACTGCCTACCTGGGATTGCTGGTGGGCAATGCGGATGTGCAGAACATCAGCGAGACCGGTGCCGGCTTTGCCATCGCATCGCCGGAACGCGAGTTTCAGGTGGGCGAACAACTGTATGCTGATCTGCTGTTCCAACAGGAACTGGTCATCGCAAAAGCGCCGCTGGTGGTGGTGCGGCACAACGCCACTGCGCTGGGCTGTCGCTTTGAGCTGGAGGACTCGTCCCTGCAACGTCGCATCCGCCTGCTCATCGACCAGGGCCTGCTGACCGAACAGTACCTCCGCGATCCCGTGGCCCTGGAATTCGAGAAGCATGCCGGCCGCTTCCAGCTGCGGGAGCATGATTTGTATTAG
- the folE2 gene encoding GTP cyclohydrolase FolE2: MNPPHVSSLLLEDTQNQAAPWPIFIDAVGVCGLRLPVLVADNARAPQLVTATLSLSASLAHDAKGSHMSRFVEVLEEARTQVFSPQRLAALLDELRRRLQARQAALDMAFPFFLERRAPHTGAAALMDYACSYHVRSGDADPQFTLAVEAPVAALCPCSKAISDYGAHNQRGRIRMEITPRRAAEGGWDVPGIEECIAVAEGAASSPVYPLLKRPDERVVTMRMYENPVFVEDMARHTAAALMADERVQAFRVHAETLESIHNHNAFARIAWTRDA, translated from the coding sequence GTGAACCCCCCGCATGTTTCGTCGCTGTTGCTGGAAGACACCCAGAACCAGGCCGCGCCATGGCCCATTTTCATCGACGCCGTAGGCGTCTGCGGCCTGCGGCTGCCCGTGCTCGTGGCAGACAACGCCCGCGCCCCTCAACTGGTCACCGCCACCCTGTCCCTTTCCGCCAGCCTGGCGCATGACGCCAAGGGCTCGCATATGAGCCGGTTTGTGGAAGTGCTGGAGGAAGCCCGCACCCAGGTATTCTCGCCGCAGCGGCTGGCCGCCCTGCTGGACGAGCTGCGCCGCCGCCTGCAGGCCCGGCAGGCCGCCCTGGACATGGCGTTCCCCTTCTTCCTGGAACGTCGCGCCCCGCATACCGGCGCCGCGGCCCTCATGGACTATGCGTGCAGCTACCATGTGCGTTCCGGCGATGCCGATCCGCAATTCACCCTGGCCGTGGAAGCCCCGGTGGCGGCCCTGTGCCCCTGCAGCAAGGCCATCAGCGATTACGGCGCGCACAACCAGCGCGGCCGCATCCGCATGGAGATCACGCCGCGCCGGGCTGCCGAGGGCGGCTGGGACGTGCCGGGCATCGAGGAATGCATTGCCGTGGCCGAGGGCGCTGCCTCCTCCCCGGTCTATCCCCTGCTCAAGCGGCCCGACGAGCGCGTGGTGACCATGCGCATGTACGAAAATCCCGTCTTCGTGGAGGACATGGCCCGCCACACCGCGGCGGCCCTCATGGCCGACGAACGGGTGCAGGCCTTTCGGGTGCACGCGGAGACCCTGGAATCCATCCACAACCACAACGCCTTTGCCCGCATCGCCTGGACCAGGGACGCCTGA
- the phoU gene encoding phosphate signaling complex protein PhoU, whose translation MTAKDKPHIVRSFDEELESMTSLLVSMGEKALVQLEKAVQVLRTRDADLAHAILRADDLVDSMHAQVNTLTVGLLATRQPVATDLRHVVAALKMATDLERVADYAASVAGSSLAMPAAPSDVVMEKVEALADVAKQLLADVVKALEEESEEAAVAVWQGDDAVDAAYLALMQTLHEEIAAHPEHLAVNSQLIFVARSLERLADHVTNVASHLIYSVTGKIYKG comes from the coding sequence ATGACGGCCAAAGATAAACCGCATATTGTCCGCTCTTTTGACGAAGAGCTGGAAAGCATGACCTCCCTGCTGGTCAGCATGGGAGAGAAGGCCTTGGTGCAGTTGGAGAAAGCGGTGCAGGTCCTGCGCACCCGGGACGCCGATCTGGCCCACGCCATCCTGCGCGCGGACGATCTGGTGGACTCCATGCACGCCCAGGTCAATACCCTGACCGTGGGCCTGCTGGCCACCCGTCAGCCCGTGGCCACAGATCTGCGCCACGTGGTGGCCGCCCTCAAGATGGCCACGGACCTGGAGCGCGTGGCCGACTATGCCGCCAGCGTGGCCGGCAGCTCCCTGGCCATGCCCGCCGCCCCCTCCGATGTGGTGATGGAGAAGGTCGAGGCCCTGGCCGATGTGGCGAAGCAGTTGCTGGCGGACGTGGTGAAGGCCCTGGAGGAAGAAAGCGAGGAAGCCGCCGTGGCCGTGTGGCAAGGCGACGACGCCGTGGATGCGGCCTATCTGGCCCTCATGCAGACGCTGCACGAGGAGATCGCCGCCCATCCGGAGCACTTGGCCGTGAATTCCCAGCTCATCTTCGTGGCCCGCTCCCTGGAACGCCTGGCCGATCACGTCACCAACGTGGCCAGCCATCTCATCTATTCCGTTACCGGAAAAATCTACAAAGGGTAG